The proteins below come from a single Marinitoga hydrogenitolerans DSM 16785 genomic window:
- a CDS encoding VanZ family protein — MENKKTTFIWDIIFIIYLIVLIYFATTPKPPFNYSRFPNEDKMWHFLAYGGGMFLFLKTYFHRKILLYLFGGIIFILPIGSEYIQALSPYRYFSMFDALASYAGIFTVILILFIHKKIVLSILNNKK, encoded by the coding sequence ATGGAAAATAAAAAAACAACATTTATATGGGATATTATTTTTATTATTTATTTAATTGTTCTTATATATTTTGCTACTACGCCAAAACCACCTTTTAATTATTCTCGTTTTCCAAACGAAGATAAAATGTGGCATTTTTTGGCCTATGGTGGTGGGATGTTTTTATTCTTAAAAACTTATTTTCATAGAAAAATTTTATTATATTTATTTGGCGGTATAATTTTTATACTTCCAATAGGGAGTGAGTATATACAGGCTTTATCACCTTATAGATATTTTTCTATGTTTGATGCATTAGCAAGTTATGCTGGAATTTTTACTGTGATTTTAATTTTATTTATACACAAAAAAATTGTTTTATCTATACTTAATAATAAAAAATAG
- a CDS encoding L-threonylcarbamoyladenylate synthase, producing MKTRILKINPLKIEEEKIKIAAQNIREGNLVVFPTETVYGLGANALDEKAVKNIYKAKGRPGDNPLIMHFDKIENIKEYVYIDEKLYEKLKLLVPGPITFVLNKRSNVPDIVSANRPTVAVRVPAHPIANKLIEYSGVPIAAPSANLSGRPSPTIVEHVIEDMFGKVEIIIDGEDVDFGLESTVIDLTEDIPVLLRPGPILPENLEKIFGKIKIPEFIYGKVKVDEAKAPGMKYRHYAPDKKTILIEFSDKRIDIIKEKVKDYKNPLLVLFEEDKKYFEGYDIIVSGKINDYYNIAVNLFSMLRKADKTKNDVIIIEGVEDKGLGISIMNRLRKASSEII from the coding sequence ATGAAAACAAGAATATTAAAAATAAATCCATTGAAAATAGAAGAAGAAAAGATAAAAATAGCAGCGCAAAATATTAGAGAAGGAAATTTGGTTGTATTTCCTACAGAAACTGTCTATGGTTTAGGTGCAAATGCTTTGGATGAGAAAGCTGTGAAGAATATATATAAAGCAAAAGGAAGACCTGGAGATAATCCATTAATCATGCATTTTGATAAAATAGAAAATATTAAAGAATATGTGTATATAGATGAAAAATTATATGAAAAATTAAAATTGTTAGTTCCAGGTCCTATAACTTTTGTTTTAAATAAGAGAAGTAATGTTCCTGATATTGTATCAGCTAACAGACCTACTGTTGCAGTGAGAGTTCCAGCACATCCAATAGCAAATAAATTAATAGAATATTCTGGTGTACCTATTGCGGCGCCAAGTGCAAACCTTTCTGGTCGGCCAAGTCCAACAATTGTTGAACATGTTATAGAAGATATGTTTGGTAAAGTAGAAATTATTATTGATGGTGAAGATGTTGATTTTGGCTTAGAGTCAACAGTTATAGATCTTACAGAAGATATACCCGTATTATTAAGACCTGGTCCAATTTTACCAGAAAATTTAGAAAAGATATTTGGTAAAATTAAAATACCAGAATTTATATACGGCAAAGTAAAGGTAGACGAAGCAAAAGCGCCAGGAATGAAATATAGACATTATGCTCCAGATAAAAAAACAATACTTATAGAATTTTCTGATAAAAGAATAGATATAATTAAAGAAAAAGTAAAAGATTATAAAAATCCATTACTTGTCCTTTTTGAGGAAGATAAAAAATATTTTGAGGGATATGATATTATAGTTTCAGGTAAAATAAATGATTATTATAATATTGCAGTGAATCTATTTTCAATGTTAAGAAAGGCAGATAAAACAAAGAATGACGTTATTATTATTGAAGGTGTTGAAGATAAAGGCTTAGGTATTTCTATAATGAACAGATTAAGAAAAGCATCTTCTGAAATCATATGA
- a CDS encoding type III pantothenate kinase: MRLLFDVGNTHIVVGLFEKDFLQTWRIGTKSFETEDELYSHLFPLLNRLNIYERDINAVIISSVVPSVNYILDKYAQKYYGVEAIFVSSNKLNGMKLKVDYPNEVGADRIANALALRKYYSKNSIAVDFGTAITIDVIYNGDFIGGSIIPGINTQMMALFSKTAKLPQVELKFLDYSVGKNTIDNIQIGIIKTVVYGIQQLLKDIEKEYKTKFDIVITGGIGKSLQNIIPEFENYDPYLTLKGLNVFYDLMKGEI, from the coding sequence TTGCGATTATTATTTGATGTTGGAAACACACATATTGTCGTGGGTCTTTTTGAAAAGGATTTTTTACAAACATGGAGAATAGGAACAAAATCATTTGAAACTGAAGATGAATTATATTCACATCTTTTTCCGTTATTAAATCGTTTAAATATTTATGAAAGAGATATAAATGCAGTAATAATTTCTTCTGTTGTTCCGTCAGTAAATTATATCCTTGATAAATATGCTCAGAAATATTACGGAGTAGAGGCTATCTTTGTAAGTTCAAACAAATTAAATGGAATGAAATTAAAAGTAGATTATCCCAATGAAGTTGGTGCAGATAGGATAGCAAATGCATTAGCGTTAAGAAAATATTATAGTAAAAATTCTATAGCAGTTGATTTTGGAACTGCAATAACAATTGATGTAATATATAATGGAGATTTTATAGGTGGTTCAATCATTCCAGGAATAAATACACAGATGATGGCGTTATTTTCAAAAACAGCAAAATTGCCTCAAGTTGAATTAAAATTTTTAGATTATTCAGTTGGTAAAAATACAATAGATAATATTCAGATTGGAATAATTAAAACTGTAGTATATGGAATACAACAATTATTAAAAGATATTGAAAAGGAATATAAAACAAAGTTTGATATAGTTATTACAGGTGGGATAGGAAAATCTTTACAAAATATAATTCCAGAGTTTGAAAATTATGATCCTTATCTCACTTTAAAAGGATTAAATGTTTTTTATGATTTAATGAAGGGAGAAATTTGA